A segment of the Fusarium musae strain F31 chromosome 2, whole genome shotgun sequence genome:
GACTCTATGCTTTACCCCCCACTCGTACTGCTCACTCGTATCCAGGTTCAGAGTTCGAAGGCTGTAATTAGGATCTAGCGTTCCAACAACTAGTGACCGACTGTCCTGAGCCCAGACGCAGCCGCTCACAGGCTCCTCGAATTTAGGAAATTTCCTGATCAAAGTCCCGTCCTAAGCTCGCTGTTAGTGCTGCATTCGGggatgagaacaaggagTTGGTGAGAGCTCACTCTCGTAGTCCACAATCTTGCGTGCCCGTCTCTCGAGCAGCAGAGAATCAGGGAATCGTCAGGGCTAAAAACGATGTTGCCGACACCGCCATCGTGGCCGTCGAGAGACTCTAAAACTTTGAAGGTGCGTGTATCCCATATCATAACCTCTGGGCTACTGCCACACGCCGCCATCTTGGTTCCGTCATGGGAGAATTGTACCTGCCAAATCTCATCGCCCATATTCGAAAGCTCCAATGCGACCTCCGTTGGGAAGTTGCGTCTGTCACAAAAGTGGTCTGAGTAGAGCGAAGGCGATAACGCTTCAGTATGGTATAGACAGGTGTCGATCTGACTCTGCTTAACCTGCTCAAGAAGGACTGCCAGGCGGTTCTCAGGGAGCATGACCGACGGTGATATGCATTCTTCTCATGTCAGCACGGAACCATACAATTCGACGGAATACGTACTTGATAACTCCGAGAGCAACATCTTTCGAGATTGGCCATTCGCACCATCCCATTCAGCCTTTGCCATAAGATCCTCGACCGAACGACACATGAGTAGACCTGATAGGAAATGCAGTTTACCAGTGTCATGAGATAACGGTGTCAACTCGCTTCGAAGTACTATCAGAGCCTTACTTGTATCCTTTTGCTCCAGAAGCTCCAGAAACTTCTGCTGTCGTAACCAAAACCTCATGGCGTTGGGATCCGCGCCAGGTGCCAATACAAGGCCGTTACCTGGGCCTTCAGTCTCCAACGAAGCGCCAGCAAGCAACTCTTCTGCCACGGGCCATGACCCGGTCAGAACAGCAGATCTGAAGCCGGCTACAGTTGGACTTTCCAATTCGTACCCACTCTCTTGGCTCACATTATCTGCGGCAGTCCGATATCCCATGTCTGACAACGCTTGTATCAATAGTCGGGTTACCTCCTCGCGATCATGGCCAAAATACTTTGAAGATTGTTCGTTGCCTCGAATGACCGAAGTGTTCTTATCTCGAGCTGAAGACCCGTTCATGGGAGTCTTGTTACCGTTTGTCACCCCTGAAAACACTTCATTTGATCCATTAGATATTCCCAAAGGAGCACCATTATGGGGATCAAGAATGTCACTGCCACCCATGGTGACGTTCCCTCTTCGTCGCTTTGCTCTAGGCTCAGCGATAAGATTTCCGTCTGGCGTGTAAGATTGGCCAGTCGACGGTTCGAAACGGCGGTCAGGAGCTGGGGAGCGTTGACGTCGTCCGAGTGTCCGAGCCGGTACTTGACCCGGAAGTCCTTCAAATCTGGCAACCGAAGAATCTATATTCGCGATGCCAGTCTGTGTCTGATTCCGGTTTTGTCGATGGGGTTGGGGCGCGGTTGCGTTAGCCGGGGAGACGGCGGAGGAACGGGCGGAAGCAGTAGTGTTAGAAGAGTTCGAGAGAAGGTGTGGCGTGTCTGGATCACTGGAAGTGGTGTCGTGGAGATTTGGGTGCGATGGCTCGTCGGAGGAGTCCAGGACGGCCTCTCCGCGGTTTCCTGCCGCGGTGGAATCTGGGGTAGCTTGATTAGTAGAAAACTGGCCTTCGACCAGAAAAGGCAGTGCTCAGGCAAGATAACGAAACAACGAGAAGGCGAGCACGATGACAAAAGGCAGGATGAATGTGAAGAGTCGTGGTATTGTGATGTAAGGTTAGTAGTGTATGTAATGGATGGTGGTTGGAAGcgggaggtggaggtggtggcgcttgataggtaaggtagatcAAGTTAGCAGCTGTGGTCAGTTagcaaggtaggtaggtgtgCATGTGACGAGGTGAGGATGCTGGAGGAAACCGCCGTCTTGGTctcttattaattagtagCTTGAGTAAGCCAGATACGACTCATGTCAATATTCATGAGTATCAACGAGATCATCAGAGCTACCACTatggtggtcttggtgacTACGTCCACAGTTATGGTGCTATGTGTTGAGGTATGGCAGAGCTCTCCTGTTGTCGCCGGTGCTAACTAATTAGGAGCCGTGAACACCCTTGAATGCTTCTCCTACAGCCAGCAAGCAGAGGTGTACAGCACATCTCCCCTGGTCTACCCCTGGAACAATCGGTCACAGTGGCTGACATGGAGTGGCATAAACATTGGGAATTATGGATCAGAGGGCGGAATGAGTGGAGGTTTGCGAGACGAGTTAGCCTATTCAGCATTGCCTCTGTTTCCTACCTATTTGGATATCCCATCACTTTTGATAGGtaattttctttcttttaccccaaaaaataaattatataggCACGTATTCTCTTATTGACAGCCAACTCAAAGACCTCATGGAACATCTCACCCATCCGTCAGTTAGCGTCTCGACTTAAGACGCAGT
Coding sequences within it:
- a CDS encoding hypothetical protein (BUSCO:EOG0926312D), producing MGGSDILDPHNGAPLGISNGSNEVFSGVTNGNKTPMNGSSARDKNTSVIRGNEQSSKYFGHDREEVTRLLIQALSDMGYRTAADNVSQESGYELESPTVAGFRSAVLTGSWPVAEELLAGASLETEGPGNGLVLAPGADPNAMRFWLRQQKFLELLEQKDTSKALIVLRSELTPLSHDTGKLHFLSGLLMCRSVEDLMAKAEWDGANGQSRKMLLSELSKCISPSVMLPENRLAVLLEQVKQSQIDTCLYHTEALSPSLYSDHFCDRRNFPTEVALELSNMGDEIWQVQFSHDGTKMAACGSSPEVMIWDTRTFKVLESLDGHDGGVGNIVFSPDDSLILCCSRDGHARLWTTRDGTLIRKFPKFEEPVSGCVWAQDSRSLVVGTLDPNYSLRTLNLDTSEQYEWGVKHRVQDLCGSPDGRWLVAVDNQQTIHVYNAVTRELEFDMELKARPTSVNISQDSRHLLVNKCDGEAQLIDLLTRNSVQKFFGHTGGDYLIRCSFGGANESFVLSGSEDGNIVIWHKNTGAAVERLHGHHPRCNAVAWNPTDSYMLASAGDDGRIKM